One Littorina saxatilis isolate snail1 linkage group LG12, US_GU_Lsax_2.0, whole genome shotgun sequence genomic region harbors:
- the LOC138981779 gene encoding uncharacterized protein: MVSEGNSSSGSGEDDDSRPPRIVFLALIMLVSCVVNIFLLYAISQSSKVRCSVQSIIIVNIAALCLGDCFLNMSLVMGSLAAGGSWGFDDTLCKWHAFVMNLVLIETVLLLTVLACDRFLAVKFLQKYDSLISPARLAFVIVFTWIQSLAFSIPFCFSTVKMTFRPKLHTCSVSDETPLSFICLASVLCFLAPTLIIVIMFILIFRLHYKQQHEVKTIMTQNHYTDQFMDEPILWKEMLTVKYVGVLCLLWFIMEIPYVITTYIQQYRYSSELSFSVDYPWGVDVAFVWMRFSFSAVFPCATFIWKKDLWQSCRDCVICHRSNSVLDIQVKVNPSSKPVSNKDLPPTVPPRSKDRDMSKPEPPSLLAFNVPVLFATSEGMYIQSQHSQVSDQDDTPKGRQLDIDDPNGLPDDTSDYDSVMEAEHFSSQVLSARHIRGALETGSLPDLQTEQNERGASASIPDFADSGLELSGTAGSSRGKGIQRLMRVHQGEEKDAGDNRANTHSTAESHLPRTEDVAQIHSDSSAQNESKKGVASGNERDVCDVEADETSASQNCAPSALPKVRGRLKPLNPSKKPKAAKSGQPRKKAATKQGSQSSDSARNAETKNKLSSNDLNGSGKVESTDKSKAQEAVNKSLREGKGKGHRRTKTSESEKALLSSNSSVEMQSLKKHSSDAASADKQTRY, encoded by the coding sequence ATGGTGAGCGAAGGAAATTCTTCCAGTGGGAGTGGTGAGGACGATGACAGTCGGCCACCACGGATAGTGTTTCTGGCACTGATCATGCTGGTGTCCTGCGTGGTCAACATCTTTCTTCTGTACGCCATCTCCCAGAGCAGCAAGGTACGATGCAGCGTCCAGAGCATCATCATTGTGAACATAGCGGCCCTGTGTCTTGGGGACTGCTTCCTCAACATGTCCCTTGTGATGGGGTCCCTGGCAGCTGGGGGCAGCTGGGGATTTGACGACACCCTTTGCAAATGGCACGCCTTCGTTATGAACCTTGTCCTTATTGAAACCGTCCTTCTCCTCACTGTCTTGGCCTGCGACCGATTCCTCGCTGTCAAGTTTCTTCAGAAGTACGATTCGCTGATATCACCAGCCCGCCTcgcttttgttattgttttcacGTGGATTCAGTCTTTGGCATTCAGCATTCCGTTCTGTTTTAGCACAGTGAAAATGACATTCCGTCCAAAACTACATACATGCTCAGTATCAGATGAAACACCTCTCTCCTTCATCTGTTTGGCTTCAGTATTATGCTTTTTGGCACCAACACTCATTATTGTGATCatgtttattttaattttccGTCTACATTATAAACAGCAACATGAAGTGAAGACAATCATGACCCAGAACCACTATACAGATCAGTTTATGGACGAACCAATACTATGGAAGGAAATGCTTACAGTCAAATATGTTGGTGTGTTGTGTCTATTGTGGTTCATCATGGAGATTCCCTATGTGATCACCACCTACATTCAACagtacagatacagcagtgaaCTTAGTTTCAGTGTGGATTACCCGTGGGGTGTGGATGTAGCCTTCGTGTGGATGAGATTCTCCTTTTCTGCTGTGTTCCCGTGTGCTACTTTCATTTGGAAGAAAGATCTGTGGCAGAGCTGCAGGGATTGTGTGATTTGTCACCGAAGTAATTCTGTACTTGACATTCAAGTCAAAGTTAACCCGTCATCAAAGCCAGTCTCCAACAAAGACCTACCTCCTACTGTTCCCCCGAGATCAAAAGACCGCGACATGTCGAAACCAGAACCACCGAGTCTTCTGGCGTTCAATGTCCCCGTCCTGTTTGCCACCTCAGAGGGCATGTACATTCAGAGTCAACACAGCCAAGTGTCAGACCAAGATGACACACCGAAAGGACGCCAGCTGGACATTGATGACCCCAATGGCCTCCCTGATGACACCAGCGATTACGACTCTGTCATGGAGGCGGAGCACTTCTCATCGCAGGTCTTGTCAGCTCGTCACATCCGTGGAGCGTTGGAAACTGGCTCTCTGCCAGACTTGCAAACGGAACAGAATGAGAGAGGGGCATCTGCCAGCATTCCTGATTTTGCTGACTCGGGTTTGGAGCTGAGTGGAACTGCTGGTTCATCAAGAGGGAAGGGGATTCAGAGACTGATGAGAGTTCATCAAGGAGAGGAGAAAGATGCAGGTGACAATAGAGCTAACACTCATTCAACAGCAGAATCCCATCTACCTAGAACAGAGGATGTGGCTCAGATCCATTCTGATAGcagtgctcagaatgaaagtaAGAAAGGTGTAGCCAGTGGTAACGAGAGAGACGTTTGTGATGTGGAAGCAGATGAAACTTCAGCATCGCAGAATTGTGCTCCTTCTGCTTTGCCGAAGGTGCGTGGCAGATTGAAACCTCTGAACCCAAGCAAGAAACCAAAGGCTGCCAAAAGTGGGCAGCCAAGGAAAAAAGCTGCAACAAAACAAGGCAGCCAGAGCAGTGACAGTGCTAGAAATGCTGAAACGAAGAACAAACTTTCCAGCAATGACCTAAATGGGTCAGGAAAAGTGGAAAGCACTGACAAGTCGAAAGCGCAAGAAGCAGTGAATAAATCATTGAGGGAAGGGAAAGGAAAAGGTCACAGAAGGACGAAGACATCTGAGAGTGAAAAAGCTTTGCTCAGCTCTAACAGCTCTGTGGAAATGCAGAGTCTGAAAAAGCATAGCTCTGATGCTGCCTCTGCTGATAAACAGACACGTTATTGA